GGCGCCAAGACAGGGCTCCGCCCCAAGGGTAACGAGCAGGAGCGCCGCGACTTCCGCCGCTTTTACTTTCAGGAGCTGCGCCGGCTCCAGATCGAGCTGGTCCAGATGCAGGACTGGGTCGTGGAAACCGGCGCAAAGATCGCCGTCATCTTCGAGGGTCGCGACGCCGCCGGTAAAGGCGGGGTCATTAAGCGCATCACCCAGCGCCTCAACCCGCGTGTCTGCCGCGTGACCGCCCTGCCCGCCCCCTCCGACCGCGAGAAGACGCAGTGGTATTTCCAGCGCTACGTCCCCCACCTGCCCGCCGGGGGCGAGATCGTGCTCTTTGACCGCAGTTGGTACAACCGCTCCGGCGTGGAGCGTGTGATGAAGTTCTGCACCGAGGAGCAGGTGGAGCAGTTTTTCCACGACGTGCCGATGTTTGAGCAGATGCTCGTCAACTCCGGCGTACGCCTGATCAAGTACTGGTTCTCCATCTCCGACGACGAGCAGGAGTTCCGCTTCCAGTGCCGCATCCATGACCCACTCAAACAGTGGAAACTCAGCCCGATGGACCTGCAGTCACGCATCCGCTGGGAGGACTACACCAAGGCGAAGGAGGATACCTTCGAGCGGACGAACTTCCCCTATGCCCCGTGGAATGTCGTCGAGGGCAACGACAAGAAACGCGCCCGCCTCAACTGCATCCACCACCTGCTCGACCAGATTCCGTACAAGCCCGTCGAGCACGACGAAATCAAGCTGCCCAAGCGCGTCCACCACGAGGACTACCACCGCACCCCCGTCCCCGAGTCCATGAAGGTCCCGCACTACTACCAGGCAGGGTAAACCCTGCACCTGTGATTCTATGGATCACATTGGCATTTTCAGTAGAAAATGCCAAGGAGGAGCACCTGCCATCTGGCAACGAATAGTAATCTAAATGGAGCAATCCAGTTTTGATGCTCTGCTCAGCGACTTCTTGAACCAGCGTTGCTGGTTCAAGAAGTCGCTGACACGATGCGAAGCATCGAAAGTGCAGCCTGCGGCTGTTGCGGGTTCGGGCTGCATAAGCCCGAAAACAGATGTCCTGCGCTTACAGGGTGGCGGCGGTAAAGGTATCGTTGGTGGCGCGCAAGTGCTGGCGCAGGAGCTCGCGATGTTGCTCCACGAGGGCCGCATTGGCGGGGTCGAGGGTGAGGTCGTTCAGTTCACCCGGATCAGCTTTGAGGTCAAAGAGCTGCTCGGGGTTTTCACCTTCGGAGTAGACCACGTACTTGTAGCGTGGGCTGCGCAGCATGCGTCCGTAAATACCGCCAGTATGGTTGTAGCGCGGGGCGAGGTCGTTTTCGCTGACCACGTAGGGATGGGTCGGTGCATTGGCCTGCTCCTCGACGATGCCCTTGACGGAAACACCGTGGTAATCATCCGGCAGACCGTCCCCGGCATAGTCGGCAAAGGTCGCCGCCAGGTCTAGGCCGGAGGAGACGAGCGCCGTATCGTTGACACTGCCGGGGTTCTTCACACCCGGGCCTGCCACCATGAAGGGCACGCGAGCGCTCTCCTCGTAAAAGAGCGTCTTCTGATTCCACTGGTGAGACCCAAGGCCGTCGCCGTGGTCGGAGGTAAAAGCGATAATCGTGTTGTCGAGCTGACCGTTAGCGGCGAGCGCATCGAGGATTTTCTGGATCTCGGCGTCGACCTTTTCGACCAGACGATAGTAAGCCCACTGGTACTGGCGCCACTTCTCCTCGTCCCAGCCACGCACCGGGTAGGTACGGACGGCCTCGGCCTGCAACTCGCGGATAACGGATGGCTCGCCCTCTGGGATGGCAAAGTTCTCAGGGATGGGCGGGCACTGGCTAGCGTCCGGCGCAGGCGGGATGCTGCCATTTTTATATTCATCCTTAATCCCGGAAGCCATGCGTGCCCACTCGCAGATATCGTGCGGGTTGACGAAGGACGCCACGAGGAACCACGGCTCCGCCGGATCGCTCTTGAGAAACTCTTCGCACGAATCCGCCACCAGCCAGTCCAGCTTGTTCGGCAGCGCATGACGGATGTAGTCAAAGCCGTGCCAGGAGGCATCGTCGGCGGGCATCGGGATGTGCCACTTACCGACGTAGCCGGTGGAATAGCCACGGTCTTTCATCAGCATGCCCAGGCTCGGGCTATCCAGCTCGTGCTCGTCAATATTCGTGGTCATACCCACTTCGTGGGGATAACGCCCGGTGATCATCCCGGCACGGGAGGGGATGCAGATCGGGTTGGTGCAATAGGCGTTAGTAAAGCGGACGCCACGGGCGGCAATACTGTCCATGGCCGGTGTGCGCACCCAGGGGTTCCCGGCGCAGCTCATCGCCCCGGCAAACTGCTGGTCCGTCATGATCCAGAGGATATTCGGGCGCTTGGCAGGCGTCTGCGAAGCGGCCTGCGCAACGGCAGGGCCAAAGAACATCACGCCGGACAGGGCCGCCAGT
This genomic interval from Ruficoccus sp. ZRK36 contains the following:
- the ppk2 gene encoding polyphosphate kinase 2 — translated: MDDLVEEIEHDLEDIFEEHIGAKTGLRPKGNEQERRDFRRFYFQELRRLQIELVQMQDWVVETGAKIAVIFEGRDAAGKGGVIKRITQRLNPRVCRVTALPAPSDREKTQWYFQRYVPHLPAGGEIVLFDRSWYNRSGVERVMKFCTEEQVEQFFHDVPMFEQMLVNSGVRLIKYWFSISDDEQEFRFQCRIHDPLKQWKLSPMDLQSRIRWEDYTKAKEDTFERTNFPYAPWNVVEGNDKKRARLNCIHHLLDQIPYKPVEHDEIKLPKRVHHEDYHRTPVPESMKVPHYYQAG
- a CDS encoding sulfatase-like hydrolase/transferase, whose product is MSQHSRPSFNPSLNRRTFLESLAALSGVMFFGPAVAQAASQTPAKRPNILWIMTDQQFAGAMSCAGNPWVRTPAMDSIAARGVRFTNAYCTNPICIPSRAGMITGRYPHEVGMTTNIDEHELDSPSLGMLMKDRGYSTGYVGKWHIPMPADDASWHGFDYIRHALPNKLDWLVADSCEEFLKSDPAEPWFLVASFVNPHDICEWARMASGIKDEYKNGSIPPAPDASQCPPIPENFAIPEGEPSVIRELQAEAVRTYPVRGWDEEKWRQYQWAYYRLVEKVDAEIQKILDALAANGQLDNTIIAFTSDHGDGLGSHQWNQKTLFYEESARVPFMVAGPGVKNPGSVNDTALVSSGLDLAATFADYAGDGLPDDYHGVSVKGIVEEQANAPTHPYVVSENDLAPRYNHTGGIYGRMLRSPRYKYVVYSEGENPEQLFDLKADPGELNDLTLDPANAALVEQHRELLRQHLRATNDTFTAATL